CTTTCAAAAAAGATATTTAAACCAATTTTACAAAAAGTTGGAGGAAGATTGAAAGGAGCATTTTCTGGTGGAGGAAGTTTACCCCCATATCTTGATAATTTTTTTAATTCTATTGGTATACCATTAATTAATGCTTATGGCTTAACAGAAACTTCCCCTGGTGTTTTATCAAGAAGTTATGAAAGAAATACTCTTGGTGCAACAGGAATTCCATTTTCAGAAACATATGTCAAACTTCTTGATTTAGAAGGAAATGAAGTTAAAATGGGTCAAAAAGGAGTTTTATGGGTAAAAGGTGAAAATGTTATGAAAGGATACTATAAAAATAAAGAAGCAACAGATGCTATAATAAGTAAAGATGGTTGGTTAAATACTGGGGATCTCTGTATTCAAAGTTTTAATGGAGATTATGTTATTGTTGGTAGAGCTAAAGATACAATAGTATTATTAGGTGGTGAAAATGTTGAACCAGAACCTATTGAAAACAAACTTAAAGAAAGCGAATTAATAGATCATGCCGTAGTCAGAGGTCAAGACAAGAAAAACTTAACTGCAATTATTGCAATAAATGAAGAAGCTTTAAAAAAGCTTATGGAAAAACTTGGATTTTCAAAAAAAGAGATTGAAGAAAACATCAATAAAGATGTAATAGACCATCCAACAATATTTGATATAATTAAAAAAGAAGTTAATAAACTAATATCAAAAGAACATGGATTTAAACCTTTTGAACAAATTTCAAAAATTTTGCCAATAAAAAATAAATTTCAAATCGGGCAAGAATTAACACAATCACTAAAAATAAAGAGAAAATACATTGAGGAAAAATATAAAGAATTTATAAAAAAATATTTAGATAAGGAAGAAAAAAAGAATAAATAAAAAAAAATTTATAAAACTATAAGAAAAAAATAAAATAAATAATTTCTAAATATCAATTAATTTTTTTATAAACCTTTTATATTTTAGTCCATACTTTGTTATCTTACCATTTATAGCATTTGTTGGGCAAATATTTATACATCTATAACATGCTATGCAATAATCACTATTCAATATTAAATTTTTTTCTATCATTTTTACCTTATTAATTTTTAAATTATTAATTTTTATTCTTTCCCCCTCATCTTCAATAATATAGCTATTATTTTGATTATTTTTAATTTGATTATTTTTATGAAAATATTTAATAATAATCGCATTAGTTGGGCATAAATTTAAACAATTAAAACACAATGTACACAATTCTGAAATTATATATTTTTTAAACATTTTTATAAAAATATTTTTATTATTAAATATACTTTGCATTAAAATAATGTAAGGATAAGTCAAAAAATTTATTAAATTTTTAAAGAATCTATTAATTGGATTATTTTGACTAAATTTAATATTCTTTTTATCTAAGTCAAAATTACTAATAAAACTTAAATCTTTACTATTTTCAGGTAGTTTTTCAATCAAATAATTGGTCAAAAAATATATAAATTTATCCCTTACTCTTCTAAATGATTTTTTAGATGGATAACCTTTTGATATCAAAGGATTAAATTTTAATCTTAAGGCAGGGTGACTGTCTTCAAAATGAAGAGATTCAAAAAAAATAACATTAAAAGCTTTATAATTTTTTTTAATATAGTAAGCTATATTTGATGGAAGCCCCCCATCTGTTGTTAAAATTATCAAATCAATCTTTTGTTGAAAATAAATCAAATATTTTTCAATTAATTTTAGTAAAGCCAATATTAGTTTAGGTGGTTGATAAAAATAAACCGGAAATGATAAAATTAAAAGTTTTGATTTTGATATTTCATCCAATAAGTTAAATAATGAAATGTTTCCATTTGTTAAAAAAGAATCATTTTCATGATTTTCATTTATATTTAAACCTTTTAAAAAATAAAAAAAATTTTCATTTATCCTATAAGAAAAAAAATCATCAAAATAATTTTCTATTTCTAATTTCTCTACATTTATAACTTCTAATAAAGGATAGTTTGAATTTATATCACCCATAGTATTTGAGATTTTACTTAAAAATCCATCTTTAATATATTTGCCAAAATAGTAGGAAATAATTTGCACCATTGTTTTCGTATTACCTGTGCCAGAAAAATAAATCCAATTGATTTTCATTAATAAATTATTTAATTTTTCTCTAAATACCATAATAAATATTTTTTATATATTTTTATAATATATTAACTTAAAAAAATATTATAATAAAAACTATTGAGAGGAAAATTTCTATCACTTCCAAATGACTTTCTTGAAAATTTTAGTAATGGGGGAGCCTGTTTTCTCTTATATTCATTTTTAAAGATTAATTTTATTGTATACATAACAGTTTCTCTATCAAAACCCATACTTATTATTTCTTCATGATCCTTATTTTCTTCTAAAAAATAATAAATTATTAAATCAAGGATATCATAAGGTGGCAAACTA
The DNA window shown above is from Spirochaetota bacterium and carries:
- a CDS encoding 4Fe-4S binding protein, with translation MKINWIYFSGTGNTKTMVQIISYYFGKYIKDGFLSKISNTMGDINSNYPLLEVINVEKLEIENYFDDFFSYRINENFFYFLKGLNINENHENDSFLTNGNISLFNLLDEISKSKLLILSFPVYFYQPPKLILALLKLIEKYLIYFQQKIDLIILTTDGGLPSNIAYYIKKNYKAFNVIFFESLHFEDSHPALRLKFNPLISKGYPSKKSFRRVRDKFIYFLTNYLIEKLPENSKDLSFISNFDLDKKNIKFSQNNPINRFFKNLINFLTYPYIILMQSIFNNKNIFIKMFKKYIISELCTLCFNCLNLCPTNAIIIKYFHKNNQIKNNQNNSYIIEDEGERIKINNLKINKVKMIEKNLILNSDYCIACYRCINICPTNAINGKITKYGLKYKRFIKKLIDI